One Sebastes umbrosus isolate fSebUmb1 chromosome 6, fSebUmb1.pri, whole genome shotgun sequence DNA window includes the following coding sequences:
- the LOC119489727 gene encoding deoxynucleoside triphosphate triphosphohydrolase SAMHD1-like isoform X3: MEQNKSKVFNDPIHGSVELPPLLIKMIDTPQFQRLRYIKQLGGAYFVYPGASHNRFEHSIGVAHLAGELAKALQTRQPELKITKEDILRVQIAGLCHDLGHGPFSHLFDQMFIPMTRPPGDKTEKWTHEKASKEMFDHMVKSNGLEVEMKKYGLEVETEKNGLKVSNDIDFIKEMIAGLPRAEGQEWPGKGRGEDKSFLYEIVANEYNKVDVDKFDYFARDSHYLGIQNNFDHDRFIKFARVCKVDGQMHICTRDKEVDNLYEMFHTRHCLHRRAYQHRVNKIIETMITEAFLKADKYIKIKGSGGRMFTLSTAIDNMVAYTKLTGHVFEQILNSSDDELKEAREILENIIRRRLYKFLGQTKADENMSVTQLKDMIPRWKEELALPVEDGLTPEDFEVLVITMDYGMKEKNPIDKMRFYKKEEPNKAFKIPESQKSKLYPKCFSETLIRVYCRKTDDESLKAAKEHYNNWEPNVWPQPLLPHWVNRLIQFGGAVTCVLIALLAMGSARFFEWMP, encoded by the exons ATGGAGCAGAACAAAAGCAAG GTGTTTAATGATCCCATCCATGGCTCGGTGGAGTTACCCCCACTTCTCATCAAAATGATTGACACACCTCAGTTCCAGAGACTACGATACATCAAGCAGCTTGGAGGGGCCTACTTTGTGTACCCTGGAGCATCCCACAACCGCTTTGAACACTCAATTGG GGTGGCACACTTAGCAGGAGAACTTGCAAAAGCTCTGCAAACAAGGCAGCCGGAACTCAAAATCACTAAAGAGGACATCCTTCGTGTGCAGATTGCTGGTCTTTGCCATGACTTGG GACATGGGCCCTTTTCCCATCTGTTTGATCAGATGTTCATCCCCATGACACGTCCACCAGGTGACAAAACGGAAAAGTGGACG CATGAGAAAGCCTCTAAAGAGATGTTTGACCACATGGTGAAAAGTAATGGCCTGGAGGTCGAGATGAAGAAGTATGGCCTGGAGGTCGAGACGGAGAAGAATGGCCTGAAGGTGTCCAATGACATTGACTTCATCAAAGAGATGATTGCAGGATTGCCTAGAGCTGAAGGCCAGGAG TGGCCAGGTAAAGGCCGTGGAGAAGATAAGTCCTTCCTCTATGAAATCGTGGCCAACGAATACAATAAAGTTGATGTGGACAAGTTTGACTACTTCGCCAG GGACTCCCACTACCTGGGCATCCAGAACAACTTTGACCATGACCGCTTCATAAAGTTTGCCAGGGTGTGTAAGGTGGACGGGCAGATGCACATCTGCACTAGAGACAAG GAGGTGGACAATCTGTATGAAATGTTCCACACAAGGCACTGTCTCCACAGAAGAGCCTACCAGCACAGAGTGAACAAGATCATAGAGACTAT GATCACAGAGGCCTTTTTAAAAGCAGACAAGTACATCAAGATTAAAGGCTCAGGGGGGAGGATGTTCACTCTCTCCACAGCCATAGATAACATGGTGGCCTACACCAAGCTGACAGGTCA TGTGTTTGAACAAATCCTCAACTCTTCCGACGACGAGCTGAAAGAGGCGAGGGAGATTCTAGAAAACATCATCCGTCGACGCCTCTATAAGTTTCTGGGCCAAACCAAGGCAGATGAAAACATGAGTGTcacccag cTAAAGGACATGATTCCCCGTTGGAAAGAGGAATTGGCCCTCCCTGTGGAGGATGGGCTGACACCAGAGGATTTTGAAGTTCTG GTCATTACTATGGACTATGGGATGAAAGAGAAGAACCCCATCGATAAGATGCGTTTCTACAAAAAGGAAGAACCTAACAAAGCATTCAAGATCCCGGAAAGCCAG AAGTCCAAGCTTTACCCAAAGTGCTTTTCTGAGACGCTGATCAGGGTTTACTGCAGGAAGACTGATGACGAGAGTCTGAAGGCAGCCAAGGAGCACTACAACAATTGGGAGCCAAACGTCTGGCCACAACCTCTG CTCCCTCACTGGGTCAATCGGCTCATTCAATTTGGCGGGGCAGTAACCTGTGTCCTGATTGCCCTGCTGGCTATGGGTTCTGCAAGGTTCTTTGAGTGGATGCCATGA
- the LOC119489727 gene encoding deoxynucleoside triphosphate triphosphohydrolase SAMHD1-like isoform X4 yields the protein MEQNKSKVFNDPIHGSVELPPLLIKMIDTPQFQRLRYIKQLGGAYFVYPGASHNRFEHSIGVAHLAGELAKALQTRQPELKITKEDILRVQIAGLCHDLGHGPFSHLFDQMFIPMTRPPGDKTEKWTHEKASKEMFDHMVKSNGLEVEMKKYGLEVETEKNGLKVSNDIDFIKEMIAGLPRAEGQEWPGKGRGEDKSFLYEIVANEYNKVDVDKFDYFARDSHYLGIQNNFDHDRFIKFARVCKVDGQMHICTRDKEVDNLYEMFHTRHCLHRRAYQHRVNKIIETMITEAFLKADKYIKIKGSGGRMFTLSTAIDNMVAYTKLTGHVFEQILNSSDDELKEAREILENIIRRRLYKFLGQTKADENMSVTQLKDMIPRWKEELALPVEDGLTPEDFEVLVITMDYGMKEKNPIDKMRFYKKEEPNKAFKIPESQKSKLYPKCFSETLIRVYCRKTDDESLKAAKEHYNNWEPNVWPQPLEQEMQ from the exons ATGGAGCAGAACAAAAGCAAG GTGTTTAATGATCCCATCCATGGCTCGGTGGAGTTACCCCCACTTCTCATCAAAATGATTGACACACCTCAGTTCCAGAGACTACGATACATCAAGCAGCTTGGAGGGGCCTACTTTGTGTACCCTGGAGCATCCCACAACCGCTTTGAACACTCAATTGG GGTGGCACACTTAGCAGGAGAACTTGCAAAAGCTCTGCAAACAAGGCAGCCGGAACTCAAAATCACTAAAGAGGACATCCTTCGTGTGCAGATTGCTGGTCTTTGCCATGACTTGG GACATGGGCCCTTTTCCCATCTGTTTGATCAGATGTTCATCCCCATGACACGTCCACCAGGTGACAAAACGGAAAAGTGGACG CATGAGAAAGCCTCTAAAGAGATGTTTGACCACATGGTGAAAAGTAATGGCCTGGAGGTCGAGATGAAGAAGTATGGCCTGGAGGTCGAGACGGAGAAGAATGGCCTGAAGGTGTCCAATGACATTGACTTCATCAAAGAGATGATTGCAGGATTGCCTAGAGCTGAAGGCCAGGAG TGGCCAGGTAAAGGCCGTGGAGAAGATAAGTCCTTCCTCTATGAAATCGTGGCCAACGAATACAATAAAGTTGATGTGGACAAGTTTGACTACTTCGCCAG GGACTCCCACTACCTGGGCATCCAGAACAACTTTGACCATGACCGCTTCATAAAGTTTGCCAGGGTGTGTAAGGTGGACGGGCAGATGCACATCTGCACTAGAGACAAG GAGGTGGACAATCTGTATGAAATGTTCCACACAAGGCACTGTCTCCACAGAAGAGCCTACCAGCACAGAGTGAACAAGATCATAGAGACTAT GATCACAGAGGCCTTTTTAAAAGCAGACAAGTACATCAAGATTAAAGGCTCAGGGGGGAGGATGTTCACTCTCTCCACAGCCATAGATAACATGGTGGCCTACACCAAGCTGACAGGTCA TGTGTTTGAACAAATCCTCAACTCTTCCGACGACGAGCTGAAAGAGGCGAGGGAGATTCTAGAAAACATCATCCGTCGACGCCTCTATAAGTTTCTGGGCCAAACCAAGGCAGATGAAAACATGAGTGTcacccag cTAAAGGACATGATTCCCCGTTGGAAAGAGGAATTGGCCCTCCCTGTGGAGGATGGGCTGACACCAGAGGATTTTGAAGTTCTG GTCATTACTATGGACTATGGGATGAAAGAGAAGAACCCCATCGATAAGATGCGTTTCTACAAAAAGGAAGAACCTAACAAAGCATTCAAGATCCCGGAAAGCCAG AAGTCCAAGCTTTACCCAAAGTGCTTTTCTGAGACGCTGATCAGGGTTTACTGCAGGAAGACTGATGACGAGAGTCTGAAGGCAGCCAAGGAGCACTACAACAATTGGGAGCCAAACGTCTGGCCACAACCTCTG GAGCAAGAGATGCAGTAA
- the LOC119489727 gene encoding deoxynucleoside triphosphate triphosphohydrolase SAMHD1-like isoform X1 translates to MEQNKSKVFNDPIHGSVELPPLLIKMIDTPQFQRLRYIKQLGGAYFVYPGASHNRFEHSIGVAHLAGELAKALQTRQPELKITKEDILRVQIAGLCHDLGHGPFSHLFDQMFIPMTRPPGDKTEKWTHEKASKEMFDHMVKSNGLEVEMKKYGLEVETEKNGLKVSNDIDFIKEMIAGLPRAEGQEWPGKGRGEDKSFLYEIVANEYNKVDVDKFDYFARDSHYLGIQNNFDHDRFIKFARVCKVDGQMHICTRDKEVDNLYEMFHTRHCLHRRAYQHRVNKIIETMITEAFLKADKYIKIKGSGGRMFTLSTAIDNMVAYTKLTGHVFEQILNSSDDELKEAREILENIIRRRLYKFLGQTKADENMSVTQLKDMIPRWKEELALPVEDGLTPEDFEVLVITMDYGMKEKNPIDKMRFYKKEEPNKAFKIPESQKSKLYPKCFSETLIRVYCRKTDDESLKAAKEHYNNWEPNVWPQPLGVRRPSATGPVAKARRLNVPHSADQGCSSKDLQEQEMQ, encoded by the exons ATGGAGCAGAACAAAAGCAAG GTGTTTAATGATCCCATCCATGGCTCGGTGGAGTTACCCCCACTTCTCATCAAAATGATTGACACACCTCAGTTCCAGAGACTACGATACATCAAGCAGCTTGGAGGGGCCTACTTTGTGTACCCTGGAGCATCCCACAACCGCTTTGAACACTCAATTGG GGTGGCACACTTAGCAGGAGAACTTGCAAAAGCTCTGCAAACAAGGCAGCCGGAACTCAAAATCACTAAAGAGGACATCCTTCGTGTGCAGATTGCTGGTCTTTGCCATGACTTGG GACATGGGCCCTTTTCCCATCTGTTTGATCAGATGTTCATCCCCATGACACGTCCACCAGGTGACAAAACGGAAAAGTGGACG CATGAGAAAGCCTCTAAAGAGATGTTTGACCACATGGTGAAAAGTAATGGCCTGGAGGTCGAGATGAAGAAGTATGGCCTGGAGGTCGAGACGGAGAAGAATGGCCTGAAGGTGTCCAATGACATTGACTTCATCAAAGAGATGATTGCAGGATTGCCTAGAGCTGAAGGCCAGGAG TGGCCAGGTAAAGGCCGTGGAGAAGATAAGTCCTTCCTCTATGAAATCGTGGCCAACGAATACAATAAAGTTGATGTGGACAAGTTTGACTACTTCGCCAG GGACTCCCACTACCTGGGCATCCAGAACAACTTTGACCATGACCGCTTCATAAAGTTTGCCAGGGTGTGTAAGGTGGACGGGCAGATGCACATCTGCACTAGAGACAAG GAGGTGGACAATCTGTATGAAATGTTCCACACAAGGCACTGTCTCCACAGAAGAGCCTACCAGCACAGAGTGAACAAGATCATAGAGACTAT GATCACAGAGGCCTTTTTAAAAGCAGACAAGTACATCAAGATTAAAGGCTCAGGGGGGAGGATGTTCACTCTCTCCACAGCCATAGATAACATGGTGGCCTACACCAAGCTGACAGGTCA TGTGTTTGAACAAATCCTCAACTCTTCCGACGACGAGCTGAAAGAGGCGAGGGAGATTCTAGAAAACATCATCCGTCGACGCCTCTATAAGTTTCTGGGCCAAACCAAGGCAGATGAAAACATGAGTGTcacccag cTAAAGGACATGATTCCCCGTTGGAAAGAGGAATTGGCCCTCCCTGTGGAGGATGGGCTGACACCAGAGGATTTTGAAGTTCTG GTCATTACTATGGACTATGGGATGAAAGAGAAGAACCCCATCGATAAGATGCGTTTCTACAAAAAGGAAGAACCTAACAAAGCATTCAAGATCCCGGAAAGCCAG AAGTCCAAGCTTTACCCAAAGTGCTTTTCTGAGACGCTGATCAGGGTTTACTGCAGGAAGACTGATGACGAGAGTCTGAAGGCAGCCAAGGAGCACTACAACAATTGGGAGCCAAACGTCTGGCCACAACCTCTG GGGGTGCGGCGCCCTAGCGCCACTGGACCTGTAGCAAAAGCAAGGAGGCTCAACGTACCTCATTCTGCTGACCAAGGGTGTTCATCAAAAGATTTACAG GAGCAAGAGATGCAGTAA
- the LOC119489727 gene encoding deoxynucleoside triphosphate triphosphohydrolase SAMHD1-like isoform X5 yields MEQNKSKVFNDPIHGSVELPPLLIKMIDTPQFQRLRYIKQLGGAYFVYPGASHNRFEHSIGVAHLAGELAKALQTRQPELKITKEDILRVQIAGLCHDLGHGPFSHLFDQMFIPMTRPPGDKTEKWTHEKASKEMFDHMVKSNGLEVEMKKYGLEVETEKNGLKVSNDIDFIKEMIAGLPRAEGQEWPGKGRGEDKSFLYEIVANEYNKVDVDKFDYFARDSHYLGIQNNFDHDRFIKFARVCKVDGQMHICTRDKEVDNLYEMFHTRHCLHRRAYQHRVNKIIETMITEAFLKADKYIKIKGSGGRMFTLSTAIDNMVAYTKLTGHVFEQILNSSDDELKEAREILENIIRRRLYKFLGQTKADENMSVTQLKDMIPRWKEELALPVEDGLTPEDFEVLVITMDYGMKEKNPIDKMRFYKKEEPNKAFKIPESQKSKLYPKCFSETLIRVYCRKTDDESLKAAKEHYNNWEPNVWPQPLQEMQ; encoded by the exons ATGGAGCAGAACAAAAGCAAG GTGTTTAATGATCCCATCCATGGCTCGGTGGAGTTACCCCCACTTCTCATCAAAATGATTGACACACCTCAGTTCCAGAGACTACGATACATCAAGCAGCTTGGAGGGGCCTACTTTGTGTACCCTGGAGCATCCCACAACCGCTTTGAACACTCAATTGG GGTGGCACACTTAGCAGGAGAACTTGCAAAAGCTCTGCAAACAAGGCAGCCGGAACTCAAAATCACTAAAGAGGACATCCTTCGTGTGCAGATTGCTGGTCTTTGCCATGACTTGG GACATGGGCCCTTTTCCCATCTGTTTGATCAGATGTTCATCCCCATGACACGTCCACCAGGTGACAAAACGGAAAAGTGGACG CATGAGAAAGCCTCTAAAGAGATGTTTGACCACATGGTGAAAAGTAATGGCCTGGAGGTCGAGATGAAGAAGTATGGCCTGGAGGTCGAGACGGAGAAGAATGGCCTGAAGGTGTCCAATGACATTGACTTCATCAAAGAGATGATTGCAGGATTGCCTAGAGCTGAAGGCCAGGAG TGGCCAGGTAAAGGCCGTGGAGAAGATAAGTCCTTCCTCTATGAAATCGTGGCCAACGAATACAATAAAGTTGATGTGGACAAGTTTGACTACTTCGCCAG GGACTCCCACTACCTGGGCATCCAGAACAACTTTGACCATGACCGCTTCATAAAGTTTGCCAGGGTGTGTAAGGTGGACGGGCAGATGCACATCTGCACTAGAGACAAG GAGGTGGACAATCTGTATGAAATGTTCCACACAAGGCACTGTCTCCACAGAAGAGCCTACCAGCACAGAGTGAACAAGATCATAGAGACTAT GATCACAGAGGCCTTTTTAAAAGCAGACAAGTACATCAAGATTAAAGGCTCAGGGGGGAGGATGTTCACTCTCTCCACAGCCATAGATAACATGGTGGCCTACACCAAGCTGACAGGTCA TGTGTTTGAACAAATCCTCAACTCTTCCGACGACGAGCTGAAAGAGGCGAGGGAGATTCTAGAAAACATCATCCGTCGACGCCTCTATAAGTTTCTGGGCCAAACCAAGGCAGATGAAAACATGAGTGTcacccag cTAAAGGACATGATTCCCCGTTGGAAAGAGGAATTGGCCCTCCCTGTGGAGGATGGGCTGACACCAGAGGATTTTGAAGTTCTG GTCATTACTATGGACTATGGGATGAAAGAGAAGAACCCCATCGATAAGATGCGTTTCTACAAAAAGGAAGAACCTAACAAAGCATTCAAGATCCCGGAAAGCCAG AAGTCCAAGCTTTACCCAAAGTGCTTTTCTGAGACGCTGATCAGGGTTTACTGCAGGAAGACTGATGACGAGAGTCTGAAGGCAGCCAAGGAGCACTACAACAATTGGGAGCCAAACGTCTGGCCACAACCTCTG CAAGAGATGCAGTAA
- the LOC119489727 gene encoding deoxynucleoside triphosphate triphosphohydrolase SAMHD1-like isoform X2: protein MEQNKSKVFNDPIHGSVELPPLLIKMIDTPQFQRLRYIKQLGGAYFVYPGASHNRFEHSIGVAHLAGELAKALQTRQPELKITKEDILRVQIAGLCHDLGHGPFSHLFDQMFIPMTRPPGDKTEKWTHEKASKEMFDHMVKSNGLEVEMKKYGLEVETEKNGLKVSNDIDFIKEMIAGLPRAEGQEWPGKGRGEDKSFLYEIVANEYNKVDVDKFDYFARDSHYLGIQNNFDHDRFIKFARVCKVDGQMHICTRDKEVDNLYEMFHTRHCLHRRAYQHRVNKIIETMITEAFLKADKYIKIKGSGGRMFTLSTAIDNMVAYTKLTGHVFEQILNSSDDELKEAREILENIIRRRLYKFLGQTKADENMSVTQDMIPRWKEELALPVEDGLTPEDFEVLVITMDYGMKEKNPIDKMRFYKKEEPNKAFKIPESQKSKLYPKCFSETLIRVYCRKTDDESLKAAKEHYNNWEPNVWPQPLGVRRPSATGPVAKARRLNVPHSADQGCSSKDLQEQEMQ from the exons ATGGAGCAGAACAAAAGCAAG GTGTTTAATGATCCCATCCATGGCTCGGTGGAGTTACCCCCACTTCTCATCAAAATGATTGACACACCTCAGTTCCAGAGACTACGATACATCAAGCAGCTTGGAGGGGCCTACTTTGTGTACCCTGGAGCATCCCACAACCGCTTTGAACACTCAATTGG GGTGGCACACTTAGCAGGAGAACTTGCAAAAGCTCTGCAAACAAGGCAGCCGGAACTCAAAATCACTAAAGAGGACATCCTTCGTGTGCAGATTGCTGGTCTTTGCCATGACTTGG GACATGGGCCCTTTTCCCATCTGTTTGATCAGATGTTCATCCCCATGACACGTCCACCAGGTGACAAAACGGAAAAGTGGACG CATGAGAAAGCCTCTAAAGAGATGTTTGACCACATGGTGAAAAGTAATGGCCTGGAGGTCGAGATGAAGAAGTATGGCCTGGAGGTCGAGACGGAGAAGAATGGCCTGAAGGTGTCCAATGACATTGACTTCATCAAAGAGATGATTGCAGGATTGCCTAGAGCTGAAGGCCAGGAG TGGCCAGGTAAAGGCCGTGGAGAAGATAAGTCCTTCCTCTATGAAATCGTGGCCAACGAATACAATAAAGTTGATGTGGACAAGTTTGACTACTTCGCCAG GGACTCCCACTACCTGGGCATCCAGAACAACTTTGACCATGACCGCTTCATAAAGTTTGCCAGGGTGTGTAAGGTGGACGGGCAGATGCACATCTGCACTAGAGACAAG GAGGTGGACAATCTGTATGAAATGTTCCACACAAGGCACTGTCTCCACAGAAGAGCCTACCAGCACAGAGTGAACAAGATCATAGAGACTAT GATCACAGAGGCCTTTTTAAAAGCAGACAAGTACATCAAGATTAAAGGCTCAGGGGGGAGGATGTTCACTCTCTCCACAGCCATAGATAACATGGTGGCCTACACCAAGCTGACAGGTCA TGTGTTTGAACAAATCCTCAACTCTTCCGACGACGAGCTGAAAGAGGCGAGGGAGATTCTAGAAAACATCATCCGTCGACGCCTCTATAAGTTTCTGGGCCAAACCAAGGCAGATGAAAACATGAGTGTcacccag GACATGATTCCCCGTTGGAAAGAGGAATTGGCCCTCCCTGTGGAGGATGGGCTGACACCAGAGGATTTTGAAGTTCTG GTCATTACTATGGACTATGGGATGAAAGAGAAGAACCCCATCGATAAGATGCGTTTCTACAAAAAGGAAGAACCTAACAAAGCATTCAAGATCCCGGAAAGCCAG AAGTCCAAGCTTTACCCAAAGTGCTTTTCTGAGACGCTGATCAGGGTTTACTGCAGGAAGACTGATGACGAGAGTCTGAAGGCAGCCAAGGAGCACTACAACAATTGGGAGCCAAACGTCTGGCCACAACCTCTG GGGGTGCGGCGCCCTAGCGCCACTGGACCTGTAGCAAAAGCAAGGAGGCTCAACGTACCTCATTCTGCTGACCAAGGGTGTTCATCAAAAGATTTACAG GAGCAAGAGATGCAGTAA